A segment of the Nitrospirota bacterium genome:
CCGCAACTATTTTAACGAGTGATGTACCACTACTTAACATCTTCCGCCAATTTTTCTTCATCAGCAAACTCCCGGACCATGTTTGGTTCTAAGGTACTGAAGGCACCGTGACTGTCTGTAAAAATAAGTGTGTATGCATCTATATCTGAGTTACCTATCAAAATATCGTCAATTTTAAAGAATGCCCAGCCTGCAATTGTTAGGTGTGCGTTGATGCTTTCTGGAATTAAAAATGGTTTGATGTCGCCTCCGCCAAATCTATCAATAGGGTTATCATCATGCTGAACTTTAACAACCATGTGAGCGTTTGTAGCTGTTGTATATGCTATCTGAAATTCAATCTGTGCTATGGAATTGTCTATGTCAGAAGGATTGCTAATCGAAAGCGAAAACGCATAAATGGAAAATTGGTCTTGAGAGATTGATTTATGATAACCATCTACAAGATAGGGGACAAGCTTTGGTTGGCGTCGTTTTTCTTGTTGTTCTGCTAATAAAAGGGCGCGTTTTGATGTTCTGGCGCTTACGTAAGCAAACAATGCGGCAACCCACGCCGCAACTACTGACGCTGCAGCTATAAGAAGAGAAAATTTAGAAGACATTTAAAACCTCATGTATAGTGTCATCGCGTTTAAATCCATTTCAGGTCATATCCTACGTCTAACCAATAATTATATAGTTTTCTGTACTATCGCAAAGTGTACCAGACTGAAATGGTAATTGACAAGCATTCTGTTGGTTTTCTATAATTATTTAGTTGGTTATTAACCCGGCAACTATTCAGAGAGGCTGACAGCCAGTAAAATTGCGGGTTTAGCTATCAAATAATCTCTGTATTTAGATGCCGCTTTAATAACATGCATTTTGTGTGGACAAGTCACGTTGTTGCATACTATGCAAAACTTATACATTAATTGGTTCTTCCTCCCCTGTGCAATTGGATGTGTGCGGGCTCTTGGTGGTATGTCTAATCTGGGCTGTCGTAGCATGTTATAATCCTGCAATTTTATCAACTTTATTTTCTTGCCCGTCAATAGTTTTGCATAGTGTGTAACAACGTTCCGAAAGTCTGTCCTTGATAGCAATATTATGCGTTCTTATGTTCTTTGGAGATTTCAAGAATCAAGTTGCACTGTTCCTCGACATCTTTAATTTGTTTTTTGCTCAACTTAACAACTTGGTTTTTGTACCATTTTTCAAACGATTCAGACGATTCAAGTAGTTGAAAATGGCAGGATATTGCTGAAGATATATACTTTTTATTAGTTGTTCGTACAAATAGAGGATCAGAGTTATCTGGAAGCCGAAGGTAATAGGCTGCCTGATCGTTAAAAGAAGCGAACATCTCACATGATACATCAAGATTTTTTGTTGAATTATGGAGGTCAATAACAGATGTGACTTTTGGGGAAAAACCTAACAGATGGTGTCTGTACATAACTTCCAAAAGTAATAATCTTACAGTTGGATCTAAATACTCAGCACCAAGGGCAAACAGTCTGGATATATTTCCTCCATTTCCTATATACCGAACGAGAAGTGCTTCATAGGGTGCTATTTTTTTATATTGAGACCATAGTCTAGTTATTTCTTTATGTGATGTAGTCAGTAGCCTTCCTGAGCCTGTTTGCCATTCATTATGCTCTTCAATCCAGGAAAAATAATCAAGAGAGGTAGTTTCTTTTTTATCATGGGAAGCAAATTCTTTTGAAAAGGAAAGTAAAATCTCTCTGTTTCTTTTTTTGTTGGCATGTTTGGTGAGATGTCCAGTAAAGACTGGCTTTAAGACTTCCTTACTTATATCCCAACCGTCTTTTATGATACCCATGTGTTCCTCAATGTTTGATGATACGCATAACGCCTGCCTAACGTGCCGGGCTGATCCCGATGTCTTATCAGTGTCAACTTATTGAAAGTATATCATATTTTGTGGTGTTTTTTAGTCTTACCTGTCAATAGTTTTGTATAGGTGCATCAAATTCACCAAAGGTTTTGGAGGCTACCGTAAGCTATCAACAACGAGCCCTTGAAGAAGCAATGTCCAGCGATCGAAGACTACGAAAGAAAATTGAACAGATCGAGAGATTACTAAAGCCAGCAATTTAAACAAAAGCAAGGCTGGCTTGTTGCTTATTTGTTAATTTGAGACCTGCCCCCGTTGCTCCGGAGGAAATAAAGTGAGAAAGTCAACGTAATCAAAAGGGAAGAGGTTAAAGACCCCGCTTATCCGCTTAGGCTTCATATCAACTTTGGGTTAAGATTTTCGAAATCATCAGATAGGAATGATCGGATGATAGTATCTGACCATTCCTCACTCATCTTGCCTTTGTTAAGATCGTCTACTAATTGTTCCATAGAGACAAATTTTCCGCTCAAAGAAGTGCCTCTACGCTCAAAAAACTCTGAATTACTCAATGCCACTGCTACGTCATTTGTTGCCGCACGCCACTCGTATACAATAGCAACATGTTTCCCAATAGAAACTCCCTCGTCAACGTAGACTGCTCCGAGCAGGGTAAGAGCGTTTTCGTCCAAACGTAAGCGCAACTCCTCTTCGATCTCGCGGACTGCACATGCAGGAATGGCACGTCCTTCTTGGCTGTCTTCTCGGCGCACGTGGCCACCTGCCCAAATTACAATTTTTTCATGGAGGGGATTAGAGGAAGAAGATTCCTTGCGGCGCAGCCGCAAGACCTCGCCGTTTGCGTTTTTCACAATCACGACGGGAAGCGCCTGAACACGCTTGAGGTCAGATTCCACATCTGAGCGTGGAGCGAAGACCCCATCTGAGTGGAAGCAATCAACGAGCCTTGAAGCTGAATTGGCGTCGATAGCTGAGCTACTATTGAAGGCTTTTTCAACCTTTATCTTAGGGATGCTTAGAATATTCTCTTCAAGCAAATCCTCAATCCAGTCGAGAACCTGCCCAACGACCGTCTCTGCTGTCTTCTTTGCCGTCGATGTTTCTTCATTGTTTGATGTGTCTACCTCAAAGATACGGAACAAATCCTTCAGTTCATTTGCCGTAGACTTACAAACATCTGTCATCTGCTGCAGAACCTCAGGATTCATGATCGAGCCTTTCCCGCCTTCCACTGGGAGCAAGCCTTGCTCACGCATCATGGAGTCTTCTGGTGAAACGGTCATAAGAATGACACCAGTAATTCGATCTCTCCAGTCTGCCACCTCCAAGAAGGTCTGAACTACCTTTCGTTCTTCCGGGCGTAGGCGATTGAGTCTCTCCATCATGCGTAGCCAGCAAAGTGAATCAAATATTCCCCGGTCAAGAATCAATATCTGTGGGTCTTCCGGCCTTGGTGGCGTCTGAGTCTTTTCAAGTAATTGGGCGAGAGTTGTGCAAGCAGTCCAGATGTTAAAATTAACATGTTTCTTGTCTTTGATCGGACAGATTGATGCCCGTTCGATCACAATCTCTGTCTTGAATCCGCACCTCTTCAAGAAAGCCTGAACTTGGCTAATCGTAGTTGTTTTCCCTGCCTTGGGAACGCCAGCGAATTCAATGACGATTGGTTTTCGTGCGGCGTCGGGAAAGAGTTTTGATGCCTTCTCGGCTCGTTTCTGTAATTTAGATTTTGCCATCATAAGAAATTCGTTATCGAATGCTATTTTGTACCTAACAAGTTATTGACTGGTTTCTTGATAAATATGGCAAATTTTACGAAAATTCCAGTTTCTGGTTGAAATATGCTGTAAAAAGTGCTAAACATTCATGTTAAGCAAGCAGAGTGGACTTATCAAGAGATTTTATATGCTAATGTAGCAGGTGTCCATAACGGCTGTCAAGGTTTTAAAAAAATTTTGGGTAAATCATTTAATACCTTCTTGAATGAAAAAGCAGTTCCAACAAGGGATTAATTTTCCACGGAAATGCCGAATGGGCCTTTAATTTTTTACCCCCTTCACAACCTGCTCAATACCGGCATCGGTATTAAATGTAGTGGCCTCCGGGACTATCCTCTTTATCAGCCCTGAAAGCACTTTCCCCGGTCCCACTTCAATGAAGGTATTAATTCCTGAATCAGTCATGTTTCTTACGGAGTCTTCCCAGAGCAGGGTGCTGTCAAGCTGTTTTACGAGGGATGCCTTGATGCTGTCAACGGTATTGAGAAACATTGCATCGGCATTGTTTACGATAGGCACCTCCGGGGGATTGAAATGGATGTGCCTGAGCTCTTCTGCAAGCTTTATGGATGCCTCTATCATCAGTGCGCAGTGAGACGGGGCGCTTACGGCAAGCGGGATGGTCCTTTTTGCGCCTGCCTCCCTGGCGAGTCTCATTGCCTCTTCCACTGCCTCCTTTTTACCTGCAATAACTATCTGTCCGGGGCAGTTATAGTTTGCAGGTGAGACATAACCTGACCTGACGGACAGGCATACCTCATCCACCTGCTCCCTTTGAAGCCCGAGTATTGCAGCCATCAACCCCGTTGATTCAGGGACTGCGGTCTGCATAAAACGTCCCCTCTTTTCAGTCAGAAGGACTGCGTCCCTGAATTCAATCACTCCTGCTGCAACAAGTGCAGAGTATTCACCGAGGCTGTGACCTGCCACTGCTGAAGGGGCAAGCCCCTTTGCGGTCAATACCCTGTGGGCGGCTATACTTGCGGTAAGCAGGCAGGGCTGTGTCCTGAATGTCCTGTTCAGTTCCTCCTTCGGGCCGTTAAAGCAGAGTCCTGCCACATCATAGCCGAGCAGTTCCGATGCCTCTTCAAAGGTCTCCCTTGCCTCCCGGTATTCTTCATGAAGGGCCTTCCCCATTCCAACGTATTGTGAACCCTGTCCCGGGAATATAAATGCCATGCTCATATTCCCTTTACCTCTTTCAATTTCTTTATGATAACGGGCAGTACCTCATGTACGTCCCCGACTATTGCATAGTTTGCCACGCTGAAGATCGGGGCGTCCGGGTTCTTGTTTATGGCTATTATGATGTCGGAGGACTGCATTCCCACAAGGTGCTGCACAGCACCGGAGATGCCGCAGGCAATATAGATTTTCGGACAGACTGTCTTGCCGGTCTGACCGACCTGATGGCTGTAAGGAATCCATTCTTCATCCACTGCAGCCCTTGACGCCCCGACAGCGCCGCCAAGGAGTCCTGCGAGCTCCTCGAGCATCTTAAACCCCTCTGCGTTTCCAAGTCCCCTTCCACCAGCCACAATAACGTCGGCCTCCTGGAGGTTCACCATTGTATCGGAGACCTCTTTTACGGTATCCGTCACCCTTGTTTTCGACCGGATGTCATCGGCCTTTATCTTCAGTATTTCTCCTGTTCTGCTTTTGTCATATTGGCCCTTTTTCATGACCCTCGGCCTGACGGTTGCCATCTGGGGCCGGCGGTATGGACAGAGGATTGTGGCCATTATATTGCCGCCGAATGCTGGACGTACCTGGAGCAGGTTTCCGGTCTCAGGGTCAATTTCAAGTGAGGTGCAGTCTGCTGTGAGTCCGGTCCGTACCCTTGCAGCAACCCTCGGAAAGAACGACCTTCCGGTGGGGGTTGCTCCGGTGAGGACAATCTCGGGCCTGTGTTCTGAAATGAGACGGGACAGGAGCTCCACGTAAGGTTCGTCATTAAAGTGTTCGAATATGGGGTCGTCTGAATGGTATACCCTGTCGGCGCCCCAGTGGATAAGCCTCTCTGCCCCTGAATAGTCTGCACCGAAGAGCACGGCTGAAAGCCCGGCCCCTCTCGCATCGGCAAGTCTTCTGCCTGCACCAAGGAGCTCAAATGAGACATCGGCAACCCTGCCGTCTCTCTGCTCGGCAAATACCCATACACCCTTGCAGGAGTCCCTGTCAGTGGTATCTTCAACACCCGCTCCGGTCTCAATCTCTTTTATGGCCCCCTCGGGACAGACCTCAAGGCAGGCCCTGCAGAGCTGGCAGTATTCATTTATAAATGCCTTGTCACTCTTCATTACAATGGCATCATAGGGGCATGAACTCAGACAGGTTTCGCAGCCTGTGCAAAGTTCATTGTCAACAACTATACGCATAATTGATATCCTCCAAAATTAGCTTGACTGGTTTTTTGTGTTCTGTATTTAGTTTAGTCAGAGTCTGTTTATAAAGTCCAACCATTGCCGTTTTTTCCTGTTATTCCCCAAAAACGTTCGGGAATCGTTTTTTAAGAAGGATTCCGGACAAGCCGGAATGACAGATGACCGTAGTTTATAAACAGACACTGTTTATATGCATTTGAGGCTTTTTAGTTCTTCGATGAGCTGTGCTGCCTGCTCCCCGGGTGTGCCGGTGAGTATCTTTCTGTCCTTCTTTGCCTCAGGTGCAAAGATGTTTTTTACCTGTGTGGGCGAGCCCGCAAGACCGAGGTTCTTTTCTTCAGCGCCGATGTCGGTATGTGTGAGCTTCTTTATAACGGCCTTTTTGGCCTTCATCTTGCCTTTCAAAGAGGGCAGTCTTGGCTGGTTCAGCTCCTTGACAACCGTCAGAAGAACCGGTACAGAGGTTTCAACAACATCATAACCCTCGTCCATTAACCTCTGGACCCTGAGCGTGTTGGCATTAATATCCTCGAACTTTCTGACATAGGCAACGTGAGGTATATTGAGGAACTCCGCCATTTCAGGTCCTACCTGGGCAGTGTCACCGTCGATTGCCTGTTTTCCG
Coding sequences within it:
- a CDS encoding NUDIX domain-containing protein; this translates as MMAKSKLQKRAEKASKLFPDAARKPIVIEFAGVPKAGKTTTISQVQAFLKRCGFKTEIVIERASICPIKDKKHVNFNIWTACTTLAQLLEKTQTPPRPEDPQILILDRGIFDSLCWLRMMERLNRLRPEERKVVQTFLEVADWRDRITGVILMTVSPEDSMMREQGLLPVEGGKGSIMNPEVLQQMTDVCKSTANELKDLFRIFEVDTSNNEETSTAKKTAETVVGQVLDWIEDLLEENILSIPKIKVEKAFNSSSAIDANSASRLVDCFHSDGVFAPRSDVESDLKRVQALPVVIVKNANGEVLRLRRKESSSSNPLHEKIVIWAGGHVRREDSQEGRAIPACAVREIEEELRLRLDENALTLLGAVYVDEGVSIGKHVAIVYEWRAATNDVAVALSNSEFFERRGTSLSGKFVSMEQLVDDLNKGKMSEEWSDTIIRSFLSDDFENLNPKLI
- the fabD gene encoding ACP S-malonyltransferase; its protein translation is MSMAFIFPGQGSQYVGMGKALHEEYREARETFEEASELLGYDVAGLCFNGPKEELNRTFRTQPCLLTASIAAHRVLTAKGLAPSAVAGHSLGEYSALVAAGVIEFRDAVLLTEKRGRFMQTAVPESTGLMAAILGLQREQVDEVCLSVRSGYVSPANYNCPGQIVIAGKKEAVEEAMRLAREAGAKRTIPLAVSAPSHCALMIEASIKLAEELRHIHFNPPEVPIVNNADAMFLNTVDSIKASLVKQLDSTLLWEDSVRNMTDSGINTFIEVGPGKVLSGLIKRIVPEATTFNTDAGIEQVVKGVKN
- a CDS encoding electron transfer flavoprotein subunit alpha, yielding MRIVVDNELCTGCETCLSSCPYDAIVMKSDKAFINEYCQLCRACLEVCPEGAIKEIETGAGVEDTTDRDSCKGVWVFAEQRDGRVADVSFELLGAGRRLADARGAGLSAVLFGADYSGAERLIHWGADRVYHSDDPIFEHFNDEPYVELLSRLISEHRPEIVLTGATPTGRSFFPRVAARVRTGLTADCTSLEIDPETGNLLQVRPAFGGNIMATILCPYRRPQMATVRPRVMKKGQYDKSRTGEILKIKADDIRSKTRVTDTVKEVSDTMVNLQEADVIVAGGRGLGNAEGFKMLEELAGLLGGAVGASRAAVDEEWIPYSHQVGQTGKTVCPKIYIACGISGAVQHLVGMQSSDIIIAINKNPDAPIFSVANYAIVGDVHEVLPVIIKKLKEVKGI
- a CDS encoding electron transfer flavoprotein subunit beta/FixA family protein → MKIVVCIKQVPDTAEVRINPETNTLIRDGVPSIINPYDLHAIEAGLHLKNGLGGTVTVLTMGPPQAEDALREAISMGADEAVLLTDRAFAGSDTLATAYTLSSAVRTIGFDIILCGKQAIDGDTAQVGPEMAEFLNIPHVAYVRKFEDINANTLRVQRLMDEGYDVVETSVPVLLTVVKELNQPRLPSLKGKMKAKKAVIKKLTHTDIGAEEKNLGLAGSPTQVKNIFAPEAKKDRKILTGTPGEQAAQLIEELKSLKCI